The Nocardioides sp. S5 genome includes a window with the following:
- a CDS encoding Rieske 2Fe-2S domain-containing protein has translation MSNDDNRPVNGPDGTPMPYSDEKGAEAHVPAHLAADPIADPGLPPHTWRPTDVDPKAEKRAERQIAAMFIAAMISAVLFVVAYFSFSVGDNWDTFLGMGASTVSLGVTLGVSLLLIGTGIIHLARKLMADAEMVEMRHPAASPPEDREATVAALNAGLDEAGIGRRPLVRNTMIGAVGVLGLPAVVLLRDLAPGDALDIDKLAHTLWKPDMRLVRDVVGTPILASEIEVGDLINAAPEAMFPSEENGYPELEGAEEQSEKAKGAIIIVRMDPDELTPATQPDKWTVDGIICYSKICTHVGCPISLYERTTHHVLCPCHQSTFDLADGAKVVFGPAARPLPQLPIKVDEEGYLVAQSDFTEPIGASFWEREKL, from the coding sequence GTGAGCAACGACGACAACCGTCCGGTCAACGGCCCCGACGGGACGCCGATGCCCTACAGCGACGAGAAGGGCGCCGAGGCCCACGTGCCCGCACACCTCGCCGCCGACCCGATCGCCGACCCCGGCCTGCCGCCGCACACGTGGCGCCCGACCGACGTCGACCCCAAGGCCGAGAAGCGTGCCGAGCGCCAGATCGCGGCGATGTTCATCGCCGCCATGATCAGCGCCGTCCTCTTCGTCGTCGCCTACTTCTCCTTCTCGGTCGGCGACAACTGGGACACGTTCCTCGGGATGGGTGCCTCGACGGTCTCGCTCGGCGTCACCCTCGGGGTCAGCCTGCTGCTCATCGGCACCGGCATCATCCACCTCGCGCGCAAGCTCATGGCCGACGCCGAGATGGTCGAGATGCGCCACCCGGCCGCCTCCCCGCCGGAGGACCGCGAGGCCACCGTCGCTGCCCTCAACGCCGGGCTCGACGAGGCCGGCATCGGCCGTCGCCCGCTCGTGCGCAACACCATGATCGGCGCCGTCGGCGTCCTGGGTCTGCCCGCCGTCGTGCTGCTGCGCGACCTGGCCCCCGGTGACGCCCTCGACATCGACAAGCTCGCCCACACCCTCTGGAAGCCGGACATGCGCCTCGTGCGCGACGTCGTCGGCACCCCGATCCTGGCCAGCGAGATCGAGGTCGGTGACCTCATCAACGCCGCCCCCGAGGCGATGTTCCCCTCCGAGGAGAACGGCTACCCCGAGCTCGAGGGCGCGGAGGAGCAGTCGGAGAAGGCCAAGGGCGCCATCATCATCGTCCGCATGGACCCCGATGAGCTGACGCCGGCCACGCAGCCGGACAAGTGGACCGTCGACGGCATCATCTGCTACTCCAAGATCTGCACCCACGTGGGTTGCCCAATCTCCCTCTACGAGCGCACCACGCACCACGTGCTGTGCCCGTGCCATCAGTCGACCTTCGACCTGGCGGACGGCGCCAAGGTCGTCTTCGGTCCGGCTGCCCGCCCCCTCCCCCAGCTGCCGATCAAGGTGGACGAAGAGGGCTACCTGGTCGCTCAGAGCGACTTCACTGAGCCCATCGGGGCCAGCTTTTGGGAGCGTGAGAAGCTGTGA
- a CDS encoding cytochrome c translates to MNRTAGRLSRHRRGPLAGLAVLLLGLLISGSLYTALAPAQAQDQASATEQVAKGKELFLVSCATCHGQNGEGVPTVRDGYQLGPSLVGVGAAAVDFQVGTGRMPMARPEQQAPRKQVVFDEEETAALAAYVASLGPGPAIPDESDYSIDGLSEAEREEAIARGGQIFLTNCTACHNFNGAGGAMPRGGYAPSLHGVEGKYIYEAMLTGPQNMPNFSNGNLSPEEKRDVIAYLDSLEDTPEYAGFTLGGLGPVSEGLFGWLVGIGGLVGAAVWIASHTTRTKKSKVNA, encoded by the coding sequence CTGAACCGAACCGCTGGTCGCCTCTCCCGGCACCGCCGCGGCCCCCTGGCTGGCCTCGCCGTGCTGCTGCTCGGCCTGCTGATCAGCGGGTCGCTCTACACCGCCCTGGCCCCCGCCCAGGCGCAGGACCAGGCCAGCGCCACAGAGCAGGTCGCCAAGGGCAAGGAGCTCTTCCTCGTCAGCTGCGCGACCTGCCACGGGCAGAACGGTGAGGGCGTACCCACCGTGCGCGACGGCTACCAGCTCGGCCCGTCGCTGGTCGGCGTGGGTGCCGCGGCAGTCGACTTCCAGGTCGGCACCGGGCGCATGCCCATGGCACGGCCGGAACAGCAGGCGCCCCGCAAGCAGGTGGTCTTCGACGAAGAGGAGACGGCGGCGCTCGCGGCGTACGTCGCCTCGCTGGGGCCCGGTCCGGCCATCCCGGACGAGTCCGACTACTCGATCGACGGACTGTCCGAAGCTGAGCGTGAGGAGGCGATCGCGCGTGGCGGCCAGATCTTCCTCACCAACTGCACCGCCTGCCACAACTTCAACGGCGCGGGTGGTGCGATGCCCCGCGGCGGCTACGCCCCGAGCCTGCACGGCGTCGAGGGCAAGTACATCTACGAAGCCATGCTGACCGGACCGCAGAACATGCCGAACTTCAGCAACGGCAACCTCTCCCCCGAGGAGAAGCGTGACGTCATCGCCTACCTCGACAGCCTCGAGGACACGCCTGAGTACGCCGGGTTCACGCTGGGCGGCCTCGGACCGGTGTCCGAGGGCCTGTTCGGGTGGCTGGTCGGCATCGGTGGCCTCGTGGGCGCGGCAGTCTGGATCGCCTCGCACACGACGCGGACGAAGAAGAGCAAGGTGAACGCGTGA
- a CDS encoding ubiquinol-cytochrome c reductase cytochrome b subunit, with amino-acid sequence MATWADDRLGLATAMKKNLRKVFPDHWSFMLGEIALWSFVVLLLTGVFLTLWFNPSMGHITYEGSYDQLRGVGMSESMASTLHISFDVRGGLLMRQMHHWAATVFVASMMVHLLRVAFTGAYRKPRELNWVIGCLLLLLGTLEGFTGYSLPDDLLSGTGVRAADGFLKATPVVGTYMSFLLFGGEFPGESIIPRLYIIHVLLIPGILLALIAAHMLLLVYHKHTQWPGPGRTEQNVVGFPMLPVYAAKAGGFFFMVFGVIALMGGLMSINPVWKFGPYDPTKVTAGSQPDWYMGWPDGLLRIIPTGWESVIFGYTISWNVMLPILIVPPLMLVILMLLPFIEGWITGDKRDHHLLQRPRNAPTRTAVMVALMTFYGLAWAAGGNDIIAITLDASINQITYFMRVAIFLGPLLAFWITRRWCISLQRHDNDKLLHGYETGIITRSPDGAYAERHLPISETAAYTLTARDRDEVFHAHGDTDAAGVAAPNTRSEKLRARLSSWMYVHNVQKPTRAELEAAHHHAEHEAELQSGLDQPVDGHQFDDHRLRDADEVPLRDH; translated from the coding sequence CTGGCCACGTGGGCCGACGACCGCCTCGGCCTGGCCACGGCGATGAAGAAGAACCTGCGCAAGGTCTTCCCCGACCACTGGTCGTTCATGCTCGGTGAGATCGCGCTGTGGAGCTTCGTCGTCCTGCTCCTCACCGGCGTGTTCCTCACCCTGTGGTTCAACCCGTCGATGGGTCACATCACCTACGAGGGCTCCTACGACCAGCTCCGCGGGGTCGGGATGTCGGAGTCGATGGCCTCGACCCTGCACATCTCCTTCGACGTGCGCGGCGGGCTCCTGATGCGCCAGATGCACCACTGGGCAGCCACGGTCTTCGTGGCCTCGATGATGGTCCACCTGCTGCGTGTCGCCTTCACCGGCGCCTACCGCAAGCCCCGCGAGCTCAACTGGGTCATCGGCTGCCTGCTGCTGCTCCTCGGCACCCTCGAGGGCTTCACCGGCTACTCGCTGCCCGACGACCTGCTCTCGGGCACCGGCGTCCGCGCCGCGGACGGCTTCCTGAAGGCCACGCCGGTGGTCGGGACGTACATGTCGTTCCTGCTCTTCGGCGGTGAGTTCCCGGGTGAGTCGATCATCCCGCGCCTCTACATCATCCACGTCCTGCTGATCCCCGGGATCCTGCTGGCCCTGATCGCGGCCCACATGCTGCTGCTCGTCTACCACAAGCACACGCAGTGGCCCGGGCCCGGCCGCACCGAGCAGAACGTCGTCGGCTTCCCGATGCTGCCCGTGTACGCCGCCAAGGCCGGTGGCTTCTTCTTCATGGTCTTCGGCGTCATCGCCCTCATGGGCGGGCTGATGTCGATCAACCCGGTGTGGAAGTTCGGCCCCTACGACCCCACCAAGGTCACGGCGGGCTCGCAGCCCGACTGGTACATGGGCTGGCCCGACGGGCTCCTGCGCATCATCCCCACGGGCTGGGAGTCGGTCATCTTCGGCTACACCATCTCGTGGAACGTGATGCTGCCGATCCTCATCGTTCCCCCGCTCATGCTGGTCATCCTGATGCTCCTGCCCTTCATCGAGGGCTGGATCACCGGAGACAAGCGGGACCACCACCTGCTGCAGCGTCCGCGCAACGCGCCCACGCGCACCGCGGTGATGGTCGCCCTGATGACCTTCTACGGTCTCGCCTGGGCTGCCGGTGGCAACGACATCATCGCCATCACGCTCGACGCGAGCATCAACCAGATCACCTACTTCATGCGTGTCGCGATCTTCCTCGGCCCGCTGCTGGCGTTCTGGATCACGCGCCGCTGGTGCATCTCGCTGCAGCGCCACGACAACGACAAGCTGCTGCACGGCTACGAGACGGGCATCATCACCCGCTCCCCCGACGGGGCGTACGCCGAGCGGCACCTGCCGATCAGCGAGACGGCCGCCTACACGCTCACCGCGCGTGACCGCGACGAGGTCTTCCACGCCCACGGCGACACCGACGCCGCCGGCGTGGCCGCGCCCAACACGCGCTCGGAGAAGCTGCGGGCCAGGCTGTCGTCGTGGATGTACGTCCACAACGTGCAGAAGCCCACGCGGGCCGAGCTCGAGGCGGCTCACCACCACGCCGAGCACGAGGCGGAGCTCCAGTCGGGTCTCGACCAGCCGGTCGACGGTCACCAGTTCGACGACCACCGCCTGCGCGACGCCGACGAGGTTCCGCTCCGCGACCACTGA